The Weissella confusa DNA window ATGGTGTGCGTCTATTGTTGTCAGATGACCCTGAGGAAGCCAGTGAACTAGCCAAGCGCATTGATAAGTTGAACCGTGAGCGTCAAGACTTGGTGGCATCGATTTCTGAAGAAGCACTTGCTCAAGCGGCCGAGCTAACAACTGATCCAGTATTGGTGGTTGCCGGTAGTGGCTGGCACGAAGGTGTACTGGGTATTGTTGCTAGTAAGTTAGTTGAAGCGACGGGTAAGCCGGCGATTGTCTTGAATAACGAAGATGGTCAAATGAAGGGGTCTGGTCGCTCAGTGGCGGCCTTTGATTTGTTCGCTGCGTTGGACGGGCACCGTGACTTGTTGACTGCGTTTGGTGGTCACGCCAGTGCGGCTGGTATGACGATTCCCACGGCCAACTTGCAAGCGGTACGTGATGTTTTGCGCGAAGAGGCAGCCAATCAACATTTGGCGGAAGCTGGTTTGCCAGAAATTCGAATCGCCGCTGAAGTGACAGCCAAGGACTTTAACCGTCAAAACTACGAGCAATTGCAGGTGCTGGCACCATTTGGTGAAGGGAATCCTGAGCCATTATTCGCCGTTAATTTGGCAGGTGTCCAGAACGTTAAGACAATGAGTGAAGGCAAGCACTTGCGCTTTACGGCTGAAACATCTGCCGGTACATTGCCGGTAGTTGCATTTGGTCGTGGGCCGCTTGCTGAAGATCTAGCGGGCCGTTTTGAGTCAATTCGCATTGTCGGGACGATGAGTGAAAATAGTTTCCGTGGGGATGTGTCATATCAAATGATGCTCACGGATATCGAAGCTAAGGGATCTTCATTGTTAGATTGGCGTACGACGCGTTTGACGACGCAAACGTTTGCCAACCCAGCCACATATATTTTCTTTAACAAGAAGCATTATGAACAACTAGCGCCAACAATTAAGGCGCCGGCTGAAGCGTTGTATTGGGAAGATGCCTTTAACCGAACAAGCGTCGGCACAATGGCCTTTGTGGATATCCCTGACGATATGTCACAATTGGCCGACTTGCTAAAGTTTGTGCCAGCGGGTCGTTTGGCACCAATCTTTTATGCGAAGACACCGGCATATTTGCAAAAAGTCCCTTCAAAAGCCGACTTTGCGAAGGTGTACAAGTTTGCCCGTTCATTCCAAGATATCGCACTGAGAACGCAATATGATGCGGTTTTGGCGCACTTGGGGATGGAACGTTCAATGTTAACGTTGATATTACAGGTGTTTTTGGACGCAAAGTTTGTTACAATAGTTGATGGTGTTTTAAATGCCGTACCTGAGCCAGCGCCAATGGCGTTAGAGGAAACTGCTAGTTATCAGCAATTCCTGGCTCGTCGGCAACTTGAAGAGCAATTGATTTACAGTTCAACTTCTGAATTGGAATCATTGCTCACGAACCTAAGTAAGCAGGAGAGCTAAGCAGATGTTGGATTTGCATGATTACGTTGCCTCAATCCCTAACTTCCCAGAAGAAGGGGTTACGTTCCGCGACATTACGCCTTTGTTGGCTGATGGTGCCGCTTATGCGGAAGCAACGCGTCAAATTACTGAATTCGCTAAGGAGCGTGGTGTTAACGTTATTGTTGGCCCAGAATCACGCGGATTCTTGGTTGGGGCACCAGTTGCCCACCAAATGGGAATTGGATTGGTTCCAGCCCGTAAGCCAGGCAAGTTGCCTCGCGAAGTTATTAGCCAAAGCTACAAGCTAGAATATGGTGAAGCAACTTTGGAACTGCACAAGGACGCTATCAAGCCTGGTGATAAGGTTTTGATTACGGACGACTTGTTGGCCACTGGTGGTACGATTGAAGCCACGATTAAGTTGGTTGAAGCCCTTGGTGGTGAAGTCGTTGGTTTGGCTTTCTTGATTGAGCTTAACGCTTTGCACGGTCGTGATCGTCTTGACGGTTACGAGTTGTTGGCATTGATGAATTACTAACAAAAATAGGACCATCTGTTCAAATTTGAACGGATGGTCCTTATTTTTTAATAAATTGAATCGCGATACAAACCGACAACTTTACCTAGAATAGTGATGTCAGTTGTGATGACCGGTTCGTGGTTATCGTTTTCTGGTTGCAATCGATATTGTGATGCTTCACGGAAGAAACGTTTGATTTGCGTTTGCCCGTTATCAGGTTTTGCGACAACAATGTCACCGTTATC harbors:
- the recJ gene encoding single-stranded-DNA-specific exonuclease RecJ, whose product is MISPRYQWDFPAVANEGAAKEIAETFGVSDLVAKILVNRGYDTVESANAFLRPGMDALYDPFLLHDMDVAIDRIMTAIDNGEKIVVYGDYDVDGITSTAIMTWALELMGADVSYYVPNRFNDGYGPNMAQYQRLASEGMQLLITVDNGVSGREEVNWLMANGVDVIVTDHHELPEQLPDAVAVVHPRHPEGDYPFGGLSGAGVAFKVASALLEEPADEVMDLAALGAVADVMELVDENRAIVAMGLANLKEDPRPGLAALLEVAGTAQADIDSMTIGFTIGPRLNALGRMADATDGVRLLLSDDPEEASELAKRIDKLNRERQDLVASISEEALAQAAELTTDPVLVVAGSGWHEGVLGIVASKLVEATGKPAIVLNNEDGQMKGSGRSVAAFDLFAALDGHRDLLTAFGGHASAAGMTIPTANLQAVRDVLREEAANQHLAEAGLPEIRIAAEVTAKDFNRQNYEQLQVLAPFGEGNPEPLFAVNLAGVQNVKTMSEGKHLRFTAETSAGTLPVVAFGRGPLAEDLAGRFESIRIVGTMSENSFRGDVSYQMMLTDIEAKGSSLLDWRTTRLTTQTFANPATYIFFNKKHYEQLAPTIKAPAEALYWEDAFNRTSVGTMAFVDIPDDMSQLADLLKFVPAGRLAPIFYAKTPAYLQKVPSKADFAKVYKFARSFQDIALRTQYDAVLAHLGMERSMLTLILQVFLDAKFVTIVDGVLNAVPEPAPMALEETASYQQFLARRQLEEQLIYSSTSELESLLTNLSKQES
- a CDS encoding adenine phosphoribosyltransferase is translated as MLDLHDYVASIPNFPEEGVTFRDITPLLADGAAYAEATRQITEFAKERGVNVIVGPESRGFLVGAPVAHQMGIGLVPARKPGKLPREVISQSYKLEYGEATLELHKDAIKPGDKVLITDDLLATGGTIEATIKLVEALGGEVVGLAFLIELNALHGRDRLDGYELLALMNY